Part of the Janibacter endophyticus genome is shown below.
TCGCGCTCGGTCTCGCGCTCGCCTGGGTCCGCTACGTCCGCGAGGACGTGCCGGAGGTCGCCCCGCAGGGTTCGCTCCTCACGCAGGCGGCCCGCAAGGACCTCTACCAGGACGAGCTCAACGCCAACTTCCTCCAGTGGCCCGGCATCCACACGACCCGCAGCCTCACCTTCGCCGACAAGGCCGGGGTCGATGGTGTCTTCAGCGGGCTGGCGGCCACCATCGGCGGATCGTCCTCGCGGCTGCGCAAGGTCCAGAACGGCTTCGCGCGTAGCTACGCCCTGACGATGCTCACCGGCGTCGTCCTCTTCCTCGGTGCACTGTGGGTGATGAACTGATGACCGACTTCCCCTGGCTGACGCTGCTCGTCGTCGTCCCGCTCGTCGGGGCGGCGGTGACGGCCGCGTTGCCGGCCGCCCTCGCCAAGCGCTTCGCCCTCGGGGCGTCCGTGCTGACGCTGGCGCTCGGCATCGCCGCCGCGACGCAGTTCTCCACCGGGTCGGGCGAGCAGTTCCAGCTCGCCGAGACCTACTCGTGGATCCCCGCCTTCGGTGTGTCCTGGGCGCTCGGTGTCGACGGCATCTCGCTGGCGCTCATCCTCATGGCGCTCGTCCTGGCCCCGGTCTGCATCCTCGCGGCGTGGAACGACGTCCCCGAGGGCGGTCGGCGGGAGAGCACGTACTTCGCGCTGCTCCTCTCGCTCGTCCCCTTCATGGTCGGTGTCTTCGCCGCCACGGACGTCTTCCTCTTCTACGTCTTCTTCGAGGCCATGCTCATCCCGGTGTACTTCCTCATCGGCCTCTACGGCGGTGAGCGTCGTCAGTACGCCGCGGTGAAGTTCCTCCTCTACTCCCTCGCGGGCGGGCTCATCATGCTCGTCGCGGTCATCGCCCTCTACGTCTACGGACCGGGCGGTGCCGACGGCTTCCTCGTCGAGCGCCTCACCGGCCTCGAGCTCGGTCAGAGCAGGGAGCGCTGGCTCTTCCTCGGCTTCTTCATCGCCTTCGCGATCAAGGCGCCGATGTGGCCGGTGCACACCTGGCTCCCGGACGCCGCGGCCGAGTCGCGGCCGGCGGTCGCGACGATGCTCGTCGGCGTGCTCGACAAGGTCGGCACCTACGGGATGATCCGCTTCTGCCTCCAGATGTTCCCGGAGGCCAGCCAGTGGGCGACGCCGGTCGTCATCACCCTGGCGCTCGTGTCGATCCTCTACGGCGCGGTGCTCGCGATCGGTCAGTCCGACCTCATGCGCCTCATCGCGTTCACCTCGATCAGCCACTTCGGCTTCATCGTCCTGGGCATCTTCGCCCTGACGTCGACGGCGCACGCCGGGTCGAACCTCTACATGATCAACCACGGCTTCAGCACGGCTGCGCTCTTCCTCATCGCAGGCATGCTCATCGCCCGTCGGGGCAGCCGCCGGATCGACGCGTACGGCGGCTGGCAGCGGGTGACCCCGGTCCTCGCGGGCACCTTCCTCATCGCCGGTCTGTCGGCGCTGGCGCTGCCGGGCCTGTCGTCCTTCGTCTCCGAGTTCCTCGTCATCACCGGCACCTTCCAGCGGTACCCGGTGGCCGGCGCGATCGCCTCGCTCGGTGTCGTCCTCGCGGCCCTGTACGTGATGCTCATGTACAAGCGGATCATGACCGGTCCGCCGCCGGAGATCGTCGAGGGCGCCGAGACGGTCATCGGTCACGACGAGGGCGGGCAGGACCTGCCGTACGTGCGTGCCGACCTTGACGACGGGGTGACGCCCGCCCGGATCGGCCCGGTGCGCGACCTCTCGTGGCGGGAGAAGGCGGTGGTGGCGCCGCTCATCGCGAGCTTCCTCGTCATCGGCTTCTTCCCGAAGCCGGTCCTCGACGTGCTCGACCCCGCGGTCGAGCGGACCCTGCAGTACGTCGGTGTCACCGACCCGGCGCCCGACGCCCCGGCTGACACCGCCGCCTCGACCGACGGGAGCAACCACTGATGAGCGCCGCGCTGCGCATCCTGCCCGCCGCGGGTGAGTTCGAGGTCGCCGACTTCAACTACCTCGCGCTCGCGCCGATGATCATCGTCTTCGCCGGTGCGGTCATCGGGGTCCTCGTCGAGGCCTTCGCCCCGCGCCGCCTCCGCTACCCGCTCCAGCTGGGTCTGGCGGTGCTCTCCCTCCTGGCTGCCTTCGCGGTCCTCGTCCTCCCGGACTCCGCCGACGTCGTCGGCACGACGGTCGCCGGGACCCTGGCGATCGACGGGCCGAGCCGCTTCCTCTCGGGGGCGCTCCTCGTCCTCGGCCTCGCGGCCCTGCTCGCGATGGCCGACCGTTTCGGCGGTGACGGACCGGACACCTTCACCCCGATGGGTGCCGCGTCCCCGGGCTCCAACCTCGAGGCCGCCGCCGCCCGCGCGGGCCGCTCGACCACCGAGGTCTTCCCGCTGACGCTCCTCGCGCTCGGCGGCATGATGATGTTCACCTCGGCCAACGACCTGCTCTCGATGTTCGTCGCGCTCGAGGTCCTCTCGCTGCCGCTCTACCTCATGACCGGCCTGGCCCGTCGCCGTCGCCTCCTCTCGCAGGAGGCGGCGCTGAAGTACTTCCTCCTCGGCGCGTTCAGCTCGGCGTTCTTCCTCTTCGGTGCCGGCCTGCTCTACGGCTACGCCGGCTCGGTGCGGATCTCCGCGATCGCCGAGGCGGCGTCCACGTCGACCGGCGAGATGGAGGGCCTGCTCCTCCCGGGTGTCGCGATGCTCCTTGTCGGCCTGCTCTTCAAGGTCGGTGCCGTCCCCTTCCACTCCTGGACCCCGGACGTCTACCAGGGCGCCCCGACCCCGGTCACCGGCTTCATGGCCGCCTGCACGAAGATCGCCGCCTTCGGCGCGCTGCTGCGGCTGGTCTACGTCGGTCTCGAGGCGACGCGCTGGGAGTGGCGCATGGGGGTCGTCGTCATCGCCGCGCTGACGATGGTCGTCGGTGCCGTGATGTCGGTGACGCAGACGGACATCAAGCGCCTGCTCGCGTACAGCTCGATCGCGCACGCCGGCTTCATCCTCGTCGGTGTTCTCGCGTTCGACGTCACGGCCGTCGAGGGCGTGCTCTTCTACCTCGTCGCCTACGGCGCCTCGACGATCGCCGCCTTCGCCCTCGTCGCGATGGTGCGTGAGCGCGGCTCCGAGGCCACCCACCTCTCGCAGTGGGCGGGCCTGGGCCGTCGTCACCCGTGGGTCGCGGCCGCCATGGCGCTGCTGCTGCTCGCCTTCACCGGTATCCCGCTGACCTCCGGCTTCGTCGCCAAGGTCGCGGCCTTCCTCCCGGCCGTCGCGCACGGTGGCCTCTCCGGCGTCGTTCTCGTCGTCATCGGTGTCCTCGCGAGCGCGGTGACCGCCTTCGTCTACATCCGGGTCATCGTCCTCATGTACTTCACCGAGCCCTCGGGCGAGGTCACCCTGGCGCAGCCGGCGACGATGTCGGTCGTCGCGGTCGCCGTCGGTGTCGTCCTGACGGTCCTCCTCGGCGTCTTCCCCGGTCCGCTCCTCGACCTCGCGGCGTCCTCGAGCGTCTTCGTCCGGTGACCTCGGTGACGAGCGCGACGCCCGGTGTCATCGCGGTCCCTGGGGCCAGCGATGCGCTGAGCGCTCGTCTCGCCGAGGGGCTGGAGGCGGTCGAGCGCGTCATCGTCGAGCGCACGCGGCACGAGGACGACTTCATCACGGAGGCCAACCTGCACCTCGCCCAGGCGGGGGGCAAGCGCTTCCGGCCGATGCTCACCATGCTCGTCGCCGAGCTGGGGGAGGGGATCAACGACGACGTCGTCGCGGCCGCCGCGGGCGTCGAGCTGACCCACCTCGCGAGCCTCTACCACGACGACGTCATGGACGAGGCGGAGATGCGGCGCGGCGCCCCGAGCGCCAACGCGAAGTACGACAACTCCACGGCGATCCTCGTCGGCGACCTGCTCTTCGGCAGCGCGTCGGACATCATCGCCGACCTCGGCCCGGCCGCAGTGAAGATCCAGGCGCAGACCTTCATCCGGCTCTGCGCCGGCCAGATCCGCGACGACCGGCCGTGCCCCGAGGGCACGGACGCCCGCGAGTACTACCGCAGCGTCCTCGCCGACAAGACCGGGGTGCTCGTCGCGACGGCGGCCCGCTACGGCGCGATGTTCGGCGGCTGCTCGCCAGAGGTCGTGGCGATGGCGACGGAGTACGGCGAGCGCCTCGGCGTCGCCTTCCAGCTCGCCGACGACCTCATCGACATCGCCTCGCAGTCGGGCGAGACCGGCAAGACGCCCGGCACCGACCTGCGCGAGGGCAAGCGCACCCTTCCGGTGCTCAACGCGCTCGCCTCGCAGGACCCGGCCGACGCCGAGCTGCAGCGGCTGCTCGTGTCGGACCTGCGCGAGGACGCCGACCTCGCGCGGGCGCTCGAGCTGCTCCGCCCGCACCAGGCGATGGCCGACGCACGCCAGGAGACCCTCGCCGTGGGCCAGAGAGCCAAGGAGGTCCTCGCCCCGCTGCCCGACAGCGACGCGAAGAGCGCCCTGCTCGCGCTCGCCGAGGGCGTCGTCCACCGCGCCGGCTGACCACCCCGTCCTCTCGCACGAGCCAAGGCTCGTACCCCTCCTGTTCGCACGAGCCTTGGCTCGTGCGAACAGGAGGGACAGGAACCCGGGTGGTTGTGAACCGTGCCCAGGCAGCTGTGGTGACCGGCGCGTAGCCTGAGCGCGTGAGCACGCCCACCCTCGATCTCTCCGCCTGGTCCGCCGCCGTCGTCGGCCGACGCGCGCCGCTGCTCGCGGTCGACCTCGACGCCTTCGACGCCAACGCCGCCGACCTCGTCCGGCGGGCCGCCGGCATGCCGATCCGGGTCGCGAGCAAGTCCGTGCGCGTCCGCTCGCTCGTCGAGCGTGCCCTCGGCATGGACGGCTTCGCCGGTGTCATGGGCTACAACATCCGCGAGGGCCTCTGGCTCGCCGAGCAGGGCATCGAGGACGTCTACATCGCCTACCCGAGCGTCGACGCCGAGGCGATCACCCGGCTCGCCGGCGACGCGACCCTCCGGTCCCGCGTCACCCTCACCGTCGACTCCATCGAGCTCGTCGACCTCCTCCACCGCCTCGGTGCGAAGGGGGTCCGCGTCGCCGTCGACGTCGATGCCTCCCTGCGGGTCGGTCCGGTGCACATCGGGGCGAGACGCTCCCCCCTTCGCGCCCCGGAGGAGACCGCCCGGGTCGCCCGGGCCGCCGCCGACCGGGGGCTCGCCGTCGTCGGCATCATGTTCTACGACGCCCAGATCGCCGGTGTCCCGGACTCCTCGCCGGCCGTGCGCATCATGAAGCGACGCTCCGACGCCGAGCTCCGCACCCGCCGCTCGGCGGTCGTCGCGGCGGTCCGCGAGGTCACCGACCTCGAGTTCGTCAACGGCGGCGGCACCGGCAGCCTGCACGTCACGCACGAGGACACGAGCCTCACCGAGCTCGCCGCGGGCTCAGGCCTCTTCACCCCCACGCTCTTCGACGGCTACGACAGCTTCGAGCCGCGCCCGGCGATGGCCTTCGCCCTGCCCGTCGTGCGCCGGCCGGCCAGCGGCTACGTCACCTGCTTCCAGGGCGGCTACATCGCCTCGGGTCCGGCCGGGCAGGACCGCGTGCCGGTACCCGTGTGGCCCACCGGGCTCGAGCTTGTCGGGACCGAGGGGACCGGCGAGGTCCAGACCCCGCTCAAGGGAGATGCCGCAGACCGGCTCGCGATCGGTGACCTCGTGTGGTTCCGTCACGCCAAGGCCGGCGAGGTGTGCGAGCGCTTCGACGAGGTCGTCCTGCTCCGCGGGGGCGAGGTCGTCGACGTCGTCCCGACCTACCGCGGCGAGGGGACCTGCTTCGGCTGACGCGCCCGGCGGGTGGCGAGCACCGAGTCCACCGACAGGACGAGCAGGGCGACCCACACGATCGCGAAGCCGACCCACCGGGAGCTCGGCATGTGCTCACCCAGCAGGGCCAGCCCGACGACGAGCTGGATCACGGGC
Proteins encoded:
- a CDS encoding NADH-quinone oxidoreductase subunit M; the protein is MTDFPWLTLLVVVPLVGAAVTAALPAALAKRFALGASVLTLALGIAAATQFSTGSGEQFQLAETYSWIPAFGVSWALGVDGISLALILMALVLAPVCILAAWNDVPEGGRRESTYFALLLSLVPFMVGVFAATDVFLFYVFFEAMLIPVYFLIGLYGGERRQYAAVKFLLYSLAGGLIMLVAVIALYVYGPGGADGFLVERLTGLELGQSRERWLFLGFFIAFAIKAPMWPVHTWLPDAAAESRPAVATMLVGVLDKVGTYGMIRFCLQMFPEASQWATPVVITLALVSILYGAVLAIGQSDLMRLIAFTSISHFGFIVLGIFALTSTAHAGSNLYMINHGFSTAALFLIAGMLIARRGSRRIDAYGGWQRVTPVLAGTFLIAGLSALALPGLSSFVSEFLVITGTFQRYPVAGAIASLGVVLAALYVMLMYKRIMTGPPPEIVEGAETVIGHDEGGQDLPYVRADLDDGVTPARIGPVRDLSWREKAVVAPLIASFLVIGFFPKPVLDVLDPAVERTLQYVGVTDPAPDAPADTAASTDGSNH
- the nuoN gene encoding NADH-quinone oxidoreductase subunit NuoN, translated to MSAALRILPAAGEFEVADFNYLALAPMIIVFAGAVIGVLVEAFAPRRLRYPLQLGLAVLSLLAAFAVLVLPDSADVVGTTVAGTLAIDGPSRFLSGALLVLGLAALLAMADRFGGDGPDTFTPMGAASPGSNLEAAAARAGRSTTEVFPLTLLALGGMMMFTSANDLLSMFVALEVLSLPLYLMTGLARRRRLLSQEAALKYFLLGAFSSAFFLFGAGLLYGYAGSVRISAIAEAASTSTGEMEGLLLPGVAMLLVGLLFKVGAVPFHSWTPDVYQGAPTPVTGFMAACTKIAAFGALLRLVYVGLEATRWEWRMGVVVIAALTMVVGAVMSVTQTDIKRLLAYSSIAHAGFILVGVLAFDVTAVEGVLFYLVAYGASTIAAFALVAMVRERGSEATHLSQWAGLGRRHPWVAAAMALLLLAFTGIPLTSGFVAKVAAFLPAVAHGGLSGVVLVVIGVLASAVTAFVYIRVIVLMYFTEPSGEVTLAQPATMSVVAVAVGVVLTVLLGVFPGPLLDLAASSSVFVR
- a CDS encoding polyprenyl synthetase family protein; this translates as MTSATPGVIAVPGASDALSARLAEGLEAVERVIVERTRHEDDFITEANLHLAQAGGKRFRPMLTMLVAELGEGINDDVVAAAAGVELTHLASLYHDDVMDEAEMRRGAPSANAKYDNSTAILVGDLLFGSASDIIADLGPAAVKIQAQTFIRLCAGQIRDDRPCPEGTDAREYYRSVLADKTGVLVATAARYGAMFGGCSPEVVAMATEYGERLGVAFQLADDLIDIASQSGETGKTPGTDLREGKRTLPVLNALASQDPADAELQRLLVSDLREDADLARALELLRPHQAMADARQETLAVGQRAKEVLAPLPDSDAKSALLALAEGVVHRAG
- a CDS encoding amino acid deaminase/aldolase — encoded protein: MSTPTLDLSAWSAAVVGRRAPLLAVDLDAFDANAADLVRRAAGMPIRVASKSVRVRSLVERALGMDGFAGVMGYNIREGLWLAEQGIEDVYIAYPSVDAEAITRLAGDATLRSRVTLTVDSIELVDLLHRLGAKGVRVAVDVDASLRVGPVHIGARRSPLRAPEETARVARAAADRGLAVVGIMFYDAQIAGVPDSSPAVRIMKRRSDAELRTRRSAVVAAVREVTDLEFVNGGGTGSLHVTHEDTSLTELAAGSGLFTPTLFDGYDSFEPRPAMAFALPVVRRPASGYVTCFQGGYIASGPAGQDRVPVPVWPTGLELVGTEGTGEVQTPLKGDAADRLAIGDLVWFRHAKAGEVCERFDEVVLLRGGEVVDVVPTYRGEGTCFG